Proteins from one Desulfonema limicola genomic window:
- a CDS encoding universal stress protein, protein MLILQKKGGCNPDPHQGLGFILGGTDKKIILFHSKYELSKFIPKNILGSLPSVKALWSKKLKIEPYIEKARTILLNAEIPEKNISIKVIEGTDKPDKDILKEAAASSCGTIIVGHQGFSSDQTFVMGGNTRKILEGASDMAVWIV, encoded by the coding sequence ATGCTGATTCTGCAAAAGAAAGGTGGATGTAATCCTGATCCGCACCAGGGGCTAGGATTTATTTTAGGAGGAACTGACAAAAAGATAATTTTGTTTCATTCAAAATATGAATTAAGCAAGTTTATACCAAAAAACATCCTGGGAAGCCTTCCCAGCGTTAAGGCTCTCTGGTCAAAAAAACTAAAAATAGAGCCGTATATTGAAAAAGCAAGGACAATACTTTTAAATGCAGAAATACCTGAAAAAAATATCAGTATAAAAGTAATTGAAGGCACTGATAAGCCGGATAAGGATATTTTAAAAGAAGCTGCAGCCAGCAGCTGCGGTACAATTATTGTAGGGCATCAAGGTTTTTCATCTGATCAGACATTTGTTATGGGAGGAAACACCAGGAAAATCCTTGAAGGCGCATCTGACATGGCAGTATGGATTGTATGA
- a CDS encoding sigma 54-interacting transcriptional regulator translates to MEQKSREFYSSIFVFPHHSIQEAASVLQDAKTDAVPVIDDENRMVGILTARHIIAAVSNGRSPSDPAESIMEDVSNCNDTKTDEISEKYGMLNESDGIVKQKFSQKKLVENIAELYRNFLSETEAIFNSTHNLIISIDLAGRVKLFNKSAEKFFGKKFEDVYNREIEDIYPESRLRNVALSGTSEILQKIRINDKLFLSNRSPIVDKTNRVIGAVAILQDISELESISDELSRVKKLNREFDAIFESSFDGIWLSDGEGKVLNINRASEKIFGFSRDQLIGKYPTELLKKGVYSRSSAVRAIEKKKTVTTTLTTRDGKTIIAASTPVFDEKNNISLVVNNIRDATHLFELQSELDQMRGLTELYKNKLKQVEVEKGFVHRSARMKEIISLAIRLAKVECSVLITGPSGVGKELIADIIHSNSERKNGPFIKVNCGAIPDNLMESELFGYESGAFSGANRSGKLGYFALAHKGTLLLDEIGELPLQMQVKLLRAVQDKSIIPLGGTKSVKVDIRILAATNRNLKDMIADNEFREDLYYRLNVATIPIPALNERREDILPLIEHFLSQFNRKYKKNVQITNEVIDYWCRYDWQGNVRQLENTVERVVVSAQDQLVTTHDLKYGAGKNPLKNREQEGISLPEAVAQTERKLIQRVFQQCKTTREMARKLRIHQSTLIRKAAKYGIKK, encoded by the coding sequence ATGGAGCAAAAAAGCAGGGAGTTTTACAGTTCGATATTTGTATTTCCTCATCATTCCATTCAGGAGGCAGCATCAGTACTTCAGGATGCAAAGACAGATGCAGTACCTGTCATTGACGATGAAAACCGCATGGTAGGCATTTTGACTGCCCGGCATATAATCGCGGCTGTTTCAAACGGGCGCAGTCCTTCCGATCCGGCTGAAAGCATAATGGAAGACGTAAGCAACTGCAATGATACGAAAACTGATGAAATTTCGGAAAAATACGGGATGCTGAATGAGTCTGACGGCATAGTAAAACAGAAATTCTCACAAAAGAAACTTGTTGAAAATATTGCTGAACTATACAGAAACTTTTTGTCTGAGACAGAAGCGATATTTAATTCAACCCATAATCTCATAATTTCCATTGATTTAGCCGGAAGAGTAAAACTATTTAATAAATCTGCCGAAAAATTTTTTGGCAAAAAATTTGAGGATGTTTACAACAGAGAAATCGAAGATATTTATCCTGAAAGCCGTCTGAGGAATGTGGCCCTTTCCGGTACTTCTGAAATTCTGCAAAAAATAAGAATCAATGACAAGCTGTTTTTATCCAACAGAAGTCCCATTGTTGACAAAACCAATCGTGTTATCGGAGCCGTAGCCATTCTGCAGGATATTTCCGAACTGGAATCAATATCTGATGAACTCAGCCGGGTAAAAAAGCTGAACAGAGAATTTGACGCGATATTTGAATCCTCTTTTGACGGTATATGGTTGTCTGATGGTGAAGGGAAAGTACTCAATATTAACAGGGCCAGTGAAAAAATATTCGGATTCTCCAGAGACCAGCTAATCGGAAAATACCCCACGGAATTGCTGAAGAAAGGTGTATATTCCAGATCTTCAGCGGTGAGGGCTATTGAAAAGAAAAAGACCGTAACAACCACATTAACGACCAGGGACGGAAAAACAATTATCGCAGCCAGCACCCCTGTTTTTGATGAAAAAAATAATATTTCACTTGTGGTCAACAATATCAGGGATGCAACACATCTCTTTGAACTACAGTCTGAACTGGATCAAATGAGGGGGCTCACAGAATTATACAAAAACAAATTAAAACAGGTGGAGGTTGAAAAAGGATTTGTCCACCGGTCAGCCAGGATGAAAGAAATTATTTCCCTGGCAATCCGGCTGGCAAAAGTGGAATGCTCTGTTCTGATTACAGGGCCGTCAGGTGTCGGTAAAGAACTCATCGCCGATATAATCCATTCTAACAGCGAGCGTAAAAACGGACCCTTTATTAAAGTAAATTGCGGCGCAATTCCGGACAACCTGATGGAATCCGAATTGTTTGGCTATGAATCCGGTGCGTTCTCCGGTGCAAACCGGTCTGGAAAACTCGGTTATTTTGCTTTAGCCCATAAGGGCACCCTCTTACTGGATGAAATTGGTGAATTACCTCTTCAGATGCAGGTAAAACTCTTACGGGCAGTACAGGATAAATCCATTATACCGCTGGGCGGAACAAAATCTGTTAAGGTGGACATCAGGATACTTGCGGCCACCAATCGGAATTTGAAGGATATGATAGCAGACAATGAGTTCAGAGAGGACCTTTACTATCGCCTCAATGTTGCGACTATTCCGATTCCGGCCCTTAATGAACGGAGAGAAGACATCCTGCCGCTTATCGAACATTTCCTGTCTCAGTTTAACAGGAAATATAAAAAAAACGTTCAGATCACAAATGAAGTCATTGATTATTGGTGCCGGTATGATTGGCAGGGCAATGTCAGACAATTAGAAAATACTGTGGAAAGAGTCGTTGTGAGTGCCCAGGATCAGCTAGTGACCACCCATGATTTAAAATACGGTGCAGGAAAAAACCCCCTCAAAAACCGGGAGCAGGAAGGAATCTCACTTCCTGAAGCTGTTGCACAGACCGAACGGAAACTCATACAGCGTGTATTTCAACAGTGCAAAACAACACGGGAAATGGCCAGAAAACTCAGGATTCACCAGTCAACACTCATCCGCAAGGCCGCAAAATACGGAATAAAGAAATAA
- a CDS encoding trimethylamine methyltransferase family protein, whose product MNGTGFFKVTRRKAERIKMNKQTEDTFNRGILLESKAQFDKAKSVYEDILHHGADETVLEKVRSRLEDMDTLIAEKAIYRRVDENAKQVLTDIGINIIGNQTLMDILMEADAIDFENETALFIPLKRDYIDHCLEQVPREMAADPGMNTFGIGATPPFLKRTGNDELRPASREEYEKIAAAVAEQQDVVGMFSLPVACDKSISLFEVAHLMAKNYQAIKMITTNTMSDEQVTFFKDKEDWVDGTSLITSLTFMNNMVDPFLRSARTGNNLLLIDQTIAGVSGPGSPESLLTQNHAQVIFMMVLAQTVNPGVFCMHCGIPSVTETGGNLSYSSPHQTFINAAMARVNTWITHFPSAQTGGSTSLSELTPRALLDSELSRNSLRKYGVHIVRHAMGALGSLNYFSLEKFAEDCERERHSKKIFDAIPKDHGMIPLYFPEDDQTLAGIREIAEKGNPKSADHTLKNVDSFRNWEETITRAAKKKPYYPQLNDIVLDSLGGPQAA is encoded by the coding sequence ATGAATGGAACAGGATTTTTTAAAGTAACAAGGAGAAAAGCAGAAAGGATTAAAATGAATAAACAGACAGAAGATACCTTTAACAGGGGAATACTCTTGGAAAGTAAGGCCCAATTCGATAAGGCCAAATCCGTTTACGAAGATATCTTACATCATGGGGCAGACGAAACGGTTCTGGAAAAAGTTCGAAGCCGGTTGGAAGATATGGACACTCTGATCGCAGAGAAGGCTATTTACCGGCGTGTTGACGAAAACGCAAAACAGGTGCTTACGGATATCGGCATAAATATCATCGGGAACCAGACCCTGATGGATATTCTTATGGAAGCCGATGCCATAGATTTTGAGAATGAAACCGCGCTGTTTATTCCTTTGAAGCGGGATTATATAGATCACTGCCTCGAACAGGTGCCCCGTGAAATGGCGGCAGACCCCGGAATGAATACTTTTGGCATTGGTGCAACACCGCCATTCCTCAAACGGACCGGCAATGATGAACTGCGTCCGGCCAGCCGCGAAGAGTACGAAAAAATTGCCGCTGCGGTAGCGGAACAGCAGGATGTTGTAGGAATGTTCAGTCTGCCCGTTGCCTGCGACAAGAGCATTTCTCTCTTTGAGGTGGCTCATCTGATGGCAAAAAATTATCAGGCCATCAAGATGATCACTACGAATACCATGAGTGATGAGCAGGTGACATTCTTCAAAGACAAAGAGGACTGGGTTGACGGCACCAGCCTGATTACTTCTTTAACATTTATGAATAATATGGTCGATCCTTTTTTGCGCAGTGCCCGCACGGGCAATAACCTCTTACTGATTGACCAGACCATTGCCGGTGTTTCCGGCCCCGGCAGCCCCGAGTCTTTGCTGACACAGAATCATGCCCAGGTTATTTTCATGATGGTTCTCGCCCAGACCGTGAATCCGGGTGTATTTTGTATGCACTGCGGCATACCAAGTGTTACCGAGACCGGTGGTAATCTTTCTTACAGCTCCCCCCATCAAACTTTCATTAATGCAGCCATGGCAAGGGTCAACACCTGGATTACACATTTTCCTTCGGCCCAGACCGGAGGCAGCACCAGTCTGTCCGAGCTGACACCCCGGGCACTGCTTGATTCAGAACTGAGCCGCAACAGTCTGCGAAAATACGGGGTGCATATTGTACGGCACGCCATGGGGGCTTTGGGCAGTCTCAACTATTTCAGTCTGGAAAAATTTGCAGAAGACTGCGAGCGCGAAAGGCATTCCAAAAAGATATTCGACGCAATTCCAAAGGATCATGGAATGATACCATTGTACTTTCCTGAGGACGATCAGACGCTTGCAGGAATCAGGGAGATTGCCGAAAAGGGTAACCCGAAGTCTGCTGACCACACACTGAAAAATGTGGATTCTTTTCGCAATTGGGAGGAGACCATCACCCGGGCCGCCAAAAAGAAACCATATTATCCGCAGCTGAACGATATTGTATTGGATTCCCTGGGAGGCCCCCAGGCGGCATGA
- a CDS encoding glycine betaine uptake BCCT transporter encodes MEDKKTDNTVFYVSLAIVLALLAWGMLALESFSNFSNNILAFLTTNFGWAYLSSMFVFVVFSLGLALSKYGNIKLGADDSKPDFSTASWFAMLFGAGMGIGLVFFGIAEPISHFTAPPGLKPGTPEAAAFAIKASFKHWGIHAWSNYSIIGLALAYFQFRKGAPAMISSLFLPLIGEKGVRGPIGKTIDVLAVFATVAGVATSFGLGTLQINSGFNALFGIPETNTVSMIIIVIITVIFIWTAVSGIEKGIKVLGDINLYLAISFLLLAFIVGPKVKILNSLFSGFGVYLNNFIQDSFNINAYGDNSWVSGWTIFYWAWWIAWAPFVGSFIARISKGRTIREFVLGVTVAPAMASFLWFSIFGTLGISLMDTLGLAKLSELAGNPSSALFAVMDNYPLGMILSLIAITLLCTFFITSANSATFVLGMFSTGGDLNPSNKKKIFWGLVQSALAAVLLLAGGLKPLQTISVAAAFPFIFIMLGACVSLLKALKAEETGRKEVFAQTDQSHL; translated from the coding sequence ATGGAAGATAAAAAAACAGATAACACGGTATTTTATGTTTCGTTGGCAATTGTGCTGGCCCTTCTTGCGTGGGGCATGTTGGCACTGGAAAGTTTCTCAAATTTCAGCAATAATATCCTCGCCTTTTTGACGACCAACTTTGGCTGGGCCTATCTGTCATCCATGTTCGTCTTTGTCGTGTTTTCCCTGGGTTTGGCACTCAGCAAATATGGCAACATCAAATTGGGAGCAGATGACTCAAAACCCGATTTCAGTACAGCATCATGGTTTGCGATGCTGTTTGGAGCCGGCATGGGAATCGGTCTCGTATTCTTTGGTATTGCCGAGCCTATTTCCCATTTTACAGCACCTCCGGGGCTTAAACCGGGAACCCCGGAGGCGGCAGCCTTTGCCATAAAAGCCTCCTTTAAGCACTGGGGAATTCACGCCTGGTCCAATTACAGTATCATCGGTTTGGCACTGGCTTATTTTCAATTCCGAAAAGGAGCACCCGCGATGATCAGCAGCCTGTTCCTGCCTTTGATCGGAGAAAAAGGAGTCCGGGGCCCAATCGGAAAAACAATTGATGTCCTGGCCGTATTTGCAACCGTGGCAGGGGTCGCTACCTCGTTCGGACTGGGAACCCTTCAGATCAACAGTGGCTTCAATGCCTTGTTTGGTATCCCTGAGACCAACACGGTATCTATGATCATTATTGTGATAATTACTGTCATCTTTATCTGGACTGCGGTCAGCGGGATTGAAAAAGGCATCAAGGTACTTGGTGATATCAACCTGTATCTCGCCATATCTTTTCTTCTCCTGGCGTTTATTGTCGGTCCCAAGGTTAAAATTCTGAACTCCCTGTTTTCAGGATTCGGTGTTTACCTCAATAATTTTATTCAGGACAGCTTCAATATAAATGCCTATGGCGATAATTCCTGGGTTAGCGGCTGGACCATATTTTACTGGGCATGGTGGATTGCCTGGGCACCGTTTGTGGGATCTTTCATTGCGCGTATCTCTAAGGGCCGCACCATCAGAGAGTTTGTGCTCGGTGTAACGGTCGCCCCGGCAATGGCATCCTTCCTCTGGTTTTCGATATTCGGCACTTTGGGGATAAGTCTTATGGATACACTGGGTCTGGCAAAACTCTCCGAACTGGCAGGTAACCCTTCATCCGCTTTATTTGCTGTCATGGATAATTATCCACTGGGTATGATATTATCCCTTATTGCGATTACGCTTCTGTGTACTTTTTTCATCACATCGGCCAATTCAGCAACCTTTGTTTTGGGCATGTTTTCCACAGGAGGCGATTTAAATCCTTCAAATAAAAAGAAAATATTTTGGGGCTTGGTTCAGTCGGCTTTAGCCGCGGTTCTCCTGCTTGCCGGAGGCTTAAAGCCCCTGCAGACGATTTCCGTGGCCGCTGCTTTCCCGTTCATCTTCATTATGCTTGGGGCCTGTGTCTCTTTGTTAAAAGCATTAAAAGCTGAAGAAACAGGGAGGAAAGAGGTTTTTGCTCAGACGGATCAGTCACATCTTTAA
- a CDS encoding aspartate kinase → MGLIVQKFGGTSVADIDKIKNVAKRVSKTYTQGNDVVVILSAMAGVTDGLIQMASQISERPVKREMDVLLATGEQTTAALLAMTLESMKYPAQSLLGFQAEVKTDCAFGNARILDIGAGRIKELIDKKKIVVIAGFQGCDADGNITTLGRGGSDTSAVAIAAALKADVCEIYTDVDGVYTTDPNICSKARKLSRVAYDEMLEMASLGAKVLQIRSVEFAKKYNVPVHVRSSFTEEEGTMVVNEDNDMERLMVSGITCSKNDARILVKGVPDQPGIAAKVLTPISDAGIVVDMIIQSSPKNGTNDIAFTVPRTEFKAAMEIEERVAKEIGAKCVQGDEGIAKISVVGVGMKSHAGVAATMFRTLAAENINIRMISTSEIHISCVIVEKYAELAVRSLHTAFGLDKI, encoded by the coding sequence ATGGGATTAATAGTACAAAAGTTCGGCGGAACTTCAGTAGCAGACATAGATAAGATAAAAAATGTGGCAAAACGGGTTTCAAAAACCTATACTCAGGGAAATGATGTGGTTGTGATTTTATCAGCAATGGCAGGTGTTACAGACGGGCTGATTCAAATGGCATCCCAGATATCCGAAAGGCCGGTCAAGCGTGAAATGGATGTACTTCTTGCAACAGGAGAGCAGACAACAGCAGCACTTCTGGCAATGACTCTGGAATCAATGAAATACCCTGCCCAGTCCCTGCTGGGATTCCAGGCTGAAGTAAAAACAGACTGCGCTTTTGGAAATGCACGGATTTTAGATATTGGTGCAGGGCGGATTAAAGAACTTATTGATAAAAAAAAGATTGTTGTTATAGCTGGTTTTCAGGGCTGTGATGCTGACGGCAATATAACCACACTTGGCCGGGGAGGTTCTGATACCTCAGCAGTAGCAATTGCAGCAGCACTTAAAGCAGATGTATGCGAGATATATACTGATGTTGACGGTGTTTATACAACAGATCCCAATATATGCAGCAAAGCCAGGAAATTAAGCAGGGTTGCATATGATGAAATGCTCGAAATGGCAAGCCTGGGGGCCAAGGTACTCCAGATACGCTCAGTTGAATTTGCTAAAAAATATAATGTGCCGGTACATGTTCGTTCATCATTTACCGAAGAGGAGGGAACAATGGTTGTTAATGAAGATAATGATATGGAACGTTTGATGGTGTCAGGAATAACATGCAGCAAAAATGATGCACGGATTTTAGTGAAAGGTGTGCCGGATCAGCCCGGGATTGCAGCCAAAGTGCTGACACCAATTTCCGATGCAGGCATTGTTGTTGATATGATTATCCAGTCATCCCCAAAAAACGGGACAAATGACATTGCATTTACAGTACCAAGAACTGAATTTAAAGCAGCTATGGAAATTGAAGAAAGGGTTGCAAAGGAGATTGGTGCTAAATGTGTTCAGGGAGATGAAGGTATTGCTAAAATATCCGTGGTTGGTGTTGGCATGAAAAGTCATGCAGGAGTTGCTGCAACCATGTTCAGAACCCTGGCTGCTGAAAATATTAATATCCGCATGATAAGCACATCAGAAATTCATATTTCCTGTGTTATTGTTGAAAAATATGCAGAACTTGCAGTAAGATCCCTCCATACAGCATTTGGACTGGATAAAATATAA
- the tsaE gene encoding tRNA (adenosine(37)-N6)-threonylcarbamoyltransferase complex ATPase subunit type 1 TsaE yields the protein MIKSIEFISYSSKKTFEAGLRIGRILNCGIIIAMTGDLGAGKTAFVQGLARGLDVPEKYYITSPTYTLINEYPGRYPFFHIDLYRLESEVDFEDIGLFDIFQTQAVAAVEWADRLHKDVLTDYLSIHIEVLTDLSRNIRISAYGSHKTSLIYEIDNILKDYHLKEK from the coding sequence ATGATTAAATCAATAGAATTTATTTCATATTCTTCAAAAAAGACCTTTGAAGCAGGTTTGAGGATTGGCAGAATTTTAAACTGCGGGATTATTATTGCCATGACCGGTGATCTGGGAGCTGGAAAAACAGCTTTTGTCCAGGGGCTTGCCAGGGGTCTTGATGTTCCTGAAAAATATTATATCACCAGCCCTACTTATACACTGATTAATGAATATCCAGGGAGATACCCTTTTTTTCATATTGATTTGTATCGCCTGGAATCAGAAGTTGATTTTGAAGACATTGGTTTGTTTGATATTTTTCAAACACAGGCAGTCGCTGCTGTTGAATGGGCAGACCGCCTGCATAAAGATGTTTTAACAGACTACCTGAGCATACATATAGAGGTTTTAACAGATTTATCGCGTAATATCAGGATAAGTGCATATGGTTCTCATAAAACCAGCCTGATATATGAGATAGACAATATTTTAAAGGATTATCATCTTAAGGAGAAATAA
- the rseP gene encoding RIP metalloprotease RseP, with translation MTSFIAFIITLGVLVFFHELGHFLAARLCGVGVEIFSLGFGPRLAGKKIGLTDYRISAIPLGGFVKMVGEEPGADIAPEDIPISFTHKHVFKRILIVAAGPLFNFLLAVIIFFGIFMVSGTFILKPIVGAVQEGSPAYKAGIQKDDHITAINDKKIDTWNEMAEIITKCNGNSLQVSIVRQGAVFVADVVPEINVIKNLFGEDTSRYVIGITSSGDYISKKLNIFEAFAQSIIRTYEVTELTILSIVKLFQGIVSTDTLGGPIMIAQMAGEQAKEGTANFVFFIALLSVNLAILNFLPIPVLDGGHLLFFFIEALTGSPVNTRVREIAQQAGMFVLLLLMIFVFYNDISRIFSS, from the coding sequence ATGACAAGTTTTATAGCATTTATTATTACCCTGGGTGTCCTGGTATTTTTTCATGAACTGGGACATTTCCTGGCTGCAAGATTATGCGGGGTCGGGGTGGAGATATTTTCACTTGGATTTGGCCCCAGGCTGGCAGGCAAAAAAATCGGATTAACAGATTACAGGATATCAGCTATTCCCCTGGGAGGATTTGTTAAAATGGTTGGCGAAGAACCAGGGGCTGACATTGCTCCTGAAGATATTCCCATATCATTTACCCATAAACATGTTTTTAAAAGAATTCTAATTGTAGCAGCAGGACCTTTATTTAATTTTCTGCTGGCAGTGATTATTTTTTTCGGCATATTCATGGTTTCAGGAACATTTATATTGAAACCCATTGTAGGAGCAGTACAAGAAGGTTCCCCGGCTTATAAGGCAGGTATTCAAAAAGATGATCATATAACAGCAATTAATGATAAAAAGATTGATACCTGGAATGAAATGGCTGAAATTATAACCAAATGTAATGGAAATTCTCTCCAGGTATCAATAGTGCGCCAAGGTGCGGTTTTTGTGGCAGATGTTGTTCCTGAGATTAATGTTATAAAAAATCTTTTTGGTGAAGATACCAGCCGCTATGTTATTGGAATAACCTCATCTGGTGATTATATATCAAAAAAACTTAATATTTTTGAAGCATTTGCTCAAAGTATTATAAGAACCTATGAAGTAACAGAATTAACCATATTGAGCATAGTTAAACTTTTTCAGGGTATTGTTTCTACAGATACACTGGGAGGGCCCATAATGATTGCTCAAATGGCAGGAGAGCAGGCTAAAGAAGGCACTGCCAATTTTGTATTTTTTATAGCACTTTTAAGTGTGAACCTGGCAATTTTAAATTTTCTTCCAATTCCTGTGCTTGACGGAGGTCATCTTCTTTTCTTTTTTATTGAAGCATTAACAGGCAGTCCTGTAAATACCCGTGTGAGGGAGATAGCCCAGCAGGCTGGCATGTTTGTCCTGCTGCTTTTAATGATTTTTGTTTTTTATAATGATATTTCACGTATTTTTTCCAGTTAA
- a CDS encoding type II toxin-antitoxin system VapC family toxin gives MNYLLDTCVISELVKPTPNEAVINWMNHTPNERLFLSVIIIGEIRKGITKLPESKKKSQLTNWLNTLLEDYQARIYPINITVAENWGIIQGKAENNGTPVASVNSLIAAVAQTYNLIVVTRNENDFASTNVTILNPWKNQG, from the coding sequence TTGAATTATTTATTAGATACTTGTGTGATATCAGAATTGGTCAAGCCAACTCCAAATGAAGCTGTCATTAATTGGATGAATCATACACCTAATGAAAGACTTTTTTTATCCGTCATAATCATTGGGGAAATACGTAAAGGAATAACAAAACTTCCTGAATCAAAAAAGAAAAGTCAACTCACAAATTGGCTTAATACCCTTCTGGAAGATTACCAGGCAAGAATTTATCCAATTAATATAACGGTTGCAGAAAATTGGGGGATTATTCAAGGGAAAGCAGAAAACAATGGTACTCCAGTCGCCTCGGTAAACAGCTTGATAGCGGCAGTGGCTCAAACATACAATTTAATTGTCGTAACAAGAAATGAGAATGACTTTGCCTCAACTAATGTAACAATATTAAATCCATGGAAAAATCAAGGGTAA
- a CDS encoding type II toxin-antitoxin system Phd/YefM family antitoxin: MNTSWKLQDAKAKFSQVVENALKTGPQYVTRRGQEAVVILSVKEYKKITTKKPTLKEFLLNCPKMDDGFEFERQKDCPRDIEF, from the coding sequence ATGAATACATCATGGAAATTACAAGATGCTAAAGCAAAATTCAGTCAGGTTGTTGAAAATGCTTTGAAGACCGGGCCGCAATATGTAACTCGTAGAGGTCAAGAAGCAGTGGTCATCCTATCTGTTAAGGAATATAAAAAAATCACCACAAAAAAACCGACATTAAAAGAATTTTTGTTAAATTGTCCCAAAATGGATGATGGCTTTGAATTTGAAAGGCAAAAGGATTGCCCAAGGGATATTGAATTTTGA
- a CDS encoding type II toxin-antitoxin system VapC family toxin, which produces MKKYIFDTSALLTFIENEEGVEIVEELLEKSIENENNIFISTISIIELYYISLREQGKDIAEERLTLIDNIPLIQESISNHLVKIIGNLKVYNSMSFADCCIAGLAKYKNAVLVHKDPEFESIENEIEQLKLPYKKKKHSNKKG; this is translated from the coding sequence ATGAAAAAATATATTTTTGATACATCAGCACTTTTAACATTTATTGAAAATGAAGAAGGGGTAGAAATAGTTGAAGAGCTATTAGAAAAATCTATTGAAAACGAAAATAATATTTTTATTTCAACTATTTCAATAATTGAGCTTTATTATATTTCTTTGCGTGAGCAAGGTAAAGATATCGCTGAAGAACGTCTAACTCTAATTGATAATATTCCATTAATACAGGAATCAATATCAAATCATTTAGTCAAAATAATTGGAAATTTAAAGGTTTATAACTCTATGTCCTTTGCAGATTGTTGCATAGCTGGATTGGCAAAATATAAAAATGCGGTACTGGTTCATAAAGACCCAGAATTTGAAAGTATTGAAAATGAAATTGAACAATTGAAGTTACCCTACAAAAAAAAGAAACACAGCAATAAAAAGGGCTGA
- a CDS encoding antitoxin family protein has product MPQSIMAVYEHGIFRPLESLNLPEKQRVRIQIDLEKQIDSVETAFQFLINIKWLTPPPGQSKLKPIPIKERNRIADILGKAAIKPVSEMIIEDRGEW; this is encoded by the coding sequence ATGCCGCAAAGCATTATGGCAGTATATGAACATGGAATTTTTCGTCCATTAGAATCTTTAAATTTACCGGAAAAGCAAAGGGTCAGGATTCAAATTGATCTTGAGAAACAGATAGATTCGGTAGAAACTGCTTTTCAATTCTTGATTAATATCAAATGGTTGACACCACCTCCAGGTCAATCAAAGCTTAAGCCGATACCTATAAAGGAACGGAATCGTATAGCAGATATTCTCGGAAAAGCTGCAATAAAACCGGTTTCGGAAATGATAATTGAGGATCGGGGAGAATGGTGA